The following coding sequences are from one Mycobacterium bourgelatii window:
- a CDS encoding FAS1-like dehydratase domain-containing protein — MTDSDVQAKVRALVGQPTGGTGKPSVAPDPVNQPMIRHWAYALNDMNPVYLDPEFAARSRFGGIVSPPVMLQTWTMPSPKLEGIGERGGAPMEIKNNPTAFLDEAGYTSTVATNSEFEIERYPRLGDHISATTVYESVSDEKKTALGTGFFLTWLTTYTNKDGEVLGRQRFRVLRFKPAR, encoded by the coding sequence GTGACCGATTCTGACGTTCAGGCCAAAGTGCGGGCTCTCGTCGGCCAGCCCACCGGCGGCACCGGAAAGCCATCGGTGGCGCCGGACCCGGTGAACCAGCCCATGATTCGCCACTGGGCGTATGCACTCAACGACATGAACCCGGTCTATCTCGACCCGGAATTCGCGGCCAGATCGCGTTTCGGCGGCATCGTGTCACCTCCGGTAATGCTGCAGACGTGGACCATGCCGTCGCCGAAACTGGAGGGGATCGGCGAACGTGGCGGCGCTCCAATGGAAATCAAGAACAATCCGACCGCCTTCCTGGATGAGGCCGGGTACACGAGCACGGTGGCGACGAACTCGGAATTCGAAATCGAGCGCTACCCACGACTGGGCGACCACATCAGCGCGACGACGGTCTACGAATCGGTTTCCGACGAGAAGAAGACCGCGCTGGGTACCGGCTTCTTCCTGACGTGGTTGACGACCTATACCAACAAAGATGGAGAAGTACTGGGCCGACAGCGGTTCCGGGTCCTGCGATTCAAGCCGGCACGCTGA
- a CDS encoding Zn-ribbon domain-containing OB-fold protein, whose protein sequence is MSTRLAPTISRDTEFYWNGLREHKLLIQRCSGCGKLRHPPRPMCPQCRSLSWEAIESSGEGTVYSYVMPHQPRFPFFDYPYIVVLVELSEGVRVLSNLRDIDPDDVTVGMPVEVFYETFEGASGDLVLHQFRPKGLQ, encoded by the coding sequence ATGAGCACCCGACTGGCCCCGACCATCAGCCGGGACACCGAGTTCTATTGGAACGGGCTGCGCGAGCACAAGCTGCTCATTCAGCGCTGCAGCGGGTGCGGGAAGCTGCGGCATCCCCCACGCCCGATGTGCCCGCAGTGCCGGTCGCTGTCCTGGGAGGCGATTGAATCCTCCGGCGAGGGAACGGTTTACAGCTACGTGATGCCGCATCAACCTCGATTCCCGTTCTTCGACTATCCGTACATCGTGGTGCTGGTCGAACTGTCCGAGGGGGTGCGTGTGCTGTCCAATCTCCGCGACATCGACCCGGACGATGTCACGGTGGGCATGCCGGTCGAGGTCTTCTATGAGACGTTCGAAGGCGCCTCCGGCGATCTTGTGCTGCACCAGTTTCGGCCGAAAGGACTTCAATGA
- a CDS encoding MaoC family dehydratase, with protein MTAATRASKFETLRWQDISVGDEVTPLEIPITTTMIVAGAIASRDFMPVHHDHEYAKKQGSPNLFMNILTTNGYCVRFLTDWAGPEAKVKKLSIRLGVPSFPDDPLRFTGSVTGKSEGGADDLPGENFVEVTFQGANSLGNHVSGTAIISLLDGPAA; from the coding sequence ATGACCGCCGCCACCCGTGCCTCAAAGTTCGAGACGCTGCGCTGGCAGGACATCTCTGTCGGTGACGAGGTTACCCCGCTCGAAATACCCATCACCACAACGATGATCGTCGCGGGGGCGATCGCATCGCGTGACTTCATGCCGGTGCATCACGACCACGAGTACGCCAAGAAACAGGGCTCGCCCAACTTGTTCATGAACATCCTGACCACCAACGGATATTGCGTGCGGTTTCTCACCGACTGGGCAGGACCCGAGGCGAAGGTCAAGAAGTTGTCGATTCGGCTGGGAGTGCCCAGTTTTCCGGACGACCCGTTGCGCTTCACCGGCAGCGTGACCGGCAAGTCCGAAGGCGGCGCGGACGACCTGCCGGGCGAGAACTTCGTCGAGGTGACCTTCCAGGGCGCCAACAGCCTTGGCAACCACGTGTCGGGCACGGCCATCATCAGCTTGTTGGACGGCCCCGCCGCATGA
- a CDS encoding lipid-transfer protein encodes MSSILPGAAAIVGIGQTEFSKDSGRSELQLACEAVSAAIDDAGLAPSDVDGMVTFTMDASDEIDIARNVGIGDLSFFSRVHHGGGAAAGTVVHAAMAVATGVADVVVCWRAFNERSGFRFGGSGRTSAETPLFMAHYAPFGLITPAGWVAMHAQRYMSTYGVTNEDFGRIAVVDRKHAARNPDAWFYERPITLEDHQNSRWIVEPVLRLLDCCQESDGGVALVVTSAERARDLRQPPAIITAAAQGAAADGEMMTSYYREDITGLPEMGVVAERLWRDSGLKPQDIQTAFIYDHFTPFVFTQLEELGFCGRGEAKDFATVERLSLGGEFPINTNGGLLGEAYIHGMNGITEAVRQVRGTSYNQVDNVEHVLVTSGTGVPTSGLILEPAR; translated from the coding sequence ATGAGCAGCATATTGCCGGGCGCGGCGGCCATCGTCGGCATAGGCCAGACCGAGTTCTCCAAGGACTCCGGGCGCAGCGAGCTGCAATTGGCCTGTGAGGCAGTCAGTGCCGCAATCGACGATGCCGGGTTGGCGCCCAGCGATGTCGACGGCATGGTGACGTTCACCATGGATGCCAGCGACGAGATCGACATCGCGCGCAATGTGGGGATCGGCGACCTGAGCTTCTTCAGCCGCGTTCACCATGGCGGCGGTGCGGCGGCGGGCACCGTCGTGCACGCGGCGATGGCCGTAGCGACCGGCGTCGCCGACGTGGTGGTGTGCTGGCGGGCTTTCAACGAGCGGTCCGGTTTCCGCTTCGGCGGCAGCGGACGTACCAGCGCCGAAACTCCGCTCTTCATGGCGCATTACGCGCCATTCGGGCTGATAACACCGGCGGGCTGGGTCGCCATGCATGCCCAGCGCTACATGTCGACCTACGGGGTCACCAACGAAGACTTCGGCCGCATCGCGGTAGTCGATCGCAAGCACGCCGCCCGAAACCCCGACGCATGGTTCTATGAGCGGCCAATCACCTTGGAAGACCACCAGAATTCGCGCTGGATCGTCGAACCCGTGCTGCGCCTCCTCGACTGCTGCCAGGAAAGCGACGGCGGTGTCGCGCTGGTGGTGACCAGCGCCGAACGCGCCCGCGACCTGCGCCAGCCCCCGGCGATCATCACTGCTGCCGCACAGGGCGCGGCGGCCGACGGTGAGATGATGACCAGCTACTACCGCGAGGACATCACCGGGCTGCCCGAAATGGGCGTGGTCGCGGAAAGGTTGTGGCGGGACTCGGGCCTCAAGCCCCAGGACATCCAAACCGCTTTCATCTACGACCATTTCACGCCGTTCGTCTTTACCCAACTCGAGGAGCTCGGGTTCTGCGGTCGCGGCGAGGCCAAGGACTTCGCCACCGTCGAGCGGCTGTCACTGGGTGGCGAGTTTCCGATCAACACCAACGGCGGCCTGCTGGGCGAGGCGTACATCCACGGCATGAACGGCATCACCGAGGCCGTGCGCCAAGTGCGCGGCACGTCGTACAACCAGGTCGACAACGTCGAACACGTCCTGGTCACGTCCGGCACCGGGGTACCCACCAGCGGTCTCATTCTCGAGCCGGCGAGATAG